In Desulfobacter hydrogenophilus, the genomic stretch CCAGCTGATGAAGTCAAAAAGTATATTGAAACACACAAATTTCAGAATCAGCCGTAGATACAGTAATGAACGAAAGAACGCAAACCATCAGGCAGGAAATTATAAATCACCTTGAAAATGGTCCCATGACTTTACGGGATATTTCACAATCTGTTGGTATTATGGAGAAGGATGTTGCCCATCATTTAGAATTCATAGATAAAACTGTCCGGACCCAAAAGAAAAGAATTCTAATGGAAGCTTACTACTGCCTGAATTGTGGATTCGAGTTCAAAAACAGGAAAAAATTCAAAAAGCCTGGTAAATGCCCTTCTTGCAGAGATGGTAGGATAGCTCCAACTGTTTTCTGGATCGAATCTTAAATTAACGCCCTAGCGCCTCCATGCCTTAAATATGCCCATGAGCAGGCGTGGCATAATGGCCACAACCATTTTCAGGCTGCATTGCTGGGTCCCTCTGTAAGCATTTCGGTTCGGGACGGTAATTTGACATTAGCCACCTGGCAGCAGGTTGCGGTGATCAATCATAACAATGGCCCCAGAAAGCGCGCTGTTTTGTTGACACTTGTTGGACGTTCATAGCTCTGATTAGGCCAAATGCCATGTTCATGGACCGAAAATCAAGATTATTGGAGATTATCCTGACCACCGCCAGGATGGCAAGGAAGAATTTAAACTCCAGGAATTTAATTTTTACAGAGCGGTACATTGATCTGTTATTGGTTAGGGACTCTGGGCACCACATAGTCCGGTTACATACCGGTCACCGCTTTTCATTTCTTTGAACTTTTACTTAATCTTGGTTTGAAAAGC encodes the following:
- a CDS encoding transcriptional regulator yields the protein MNERTQTIRQEIINHLENGPMTLRDISQSVGIMEKDVAHHLEFIDKTVRTQKKRILMEAYYCLNCGFEFKNRKKFKKPGKCPSCRDGRIAPTVFWIES
- a CDS encoding YjbQ family protein, whose product is MNALAPPCLKYAHEQAWHNGHNHFQAALLGPSVSISVRDGNLTLATWQQVAVINHNNGPRKRAVLLTLVGRS